The stretch of DNA TGATGAAGGTTTTCGGATCGTAAAGCTCTGTTGCCAGGGAAGAACGTCTCTTAGAGTAACTGCTAAGAGAGTGACGGTACCTGAGAAGAAAGCCCCGGCTAACTACGTGCCAGCAGCCGCGGTAATACGTAGGGGGCAAGCGTTGTCCGGAATTATTGGGCGTAAAGCGCGCGCAGGCGGCTGTTTAAGTCTGGTGTTTAAACCATGGGCTCAACCTGTGGTCGCACTGGAAACTGGGCAGCTTGAGTGCAGAAGAGGAAAGTGGAATTCCACGTGTAGCGGTGAAATGCGTAGAGATGTGGAGGAACACCAGTGGCGAAGGCGACTTTCTGGGCTGTAACTGACGCTGAGGCGCGAAAGCGTGGGGAGCAAACAGGATTAGATACCCTGGTAGTCCACGCCGTAAACGATGAGTGCTAGGTGTTAGGGGTTTCGATACCCTTGGTGCCGAAGTTAACACAGTAAGCACTCCGCCTGGGGAGTACGGTCGCAAGACTGAAACTCAAAGGAATTGACGGGGACCCGCACAAGCAGTGGAGTATGTGGTTTAATTCGAAGCAACGCGAAGAACCTTACCAGGTCTTGACATCCCTCTGAATCGCCTAGAGATAGGCGCGGCCTTCGGGACAGAGGAGACAGGTGGTGCATGGTTGTCGTCAGCTCGTGTCGTGAGATGTTGGGTTAAGTCCCGCAACGAGCGCAACCCTTGACTTTAGTTGCCAGCAGGTAAAGCTGGGCACTCTAGAGTGACTGCCGGTGACAAACCGGAGGAAGGTGGGGATGACGTCAAATCATCATGCCCCTTATGACCTGGGCTACACACGTACTACAATGGCCGGTACAACGGGAAGCGAAGCCGCGAGGTGGAGCCAATCTTATAAAGCCGGTCTCAGTTCGGATTGCAGGCTGCAACTCGCCTGCATGAAGTCGGAATTGCTAGTAATCGCGGATCAGCATGCCGCGGTGAATACGTTCCCGGGTCTTGTACACACCGCCCGTCACACCACGAGAGTTTACAACACCCGAAGTCGGTGGGGTAACCCGCAAGGGAGCCAGCCGCCGAAGGTGGGGTAGATGATTGGGGTGAAGTCGTAACAAGGTAGCCGTATCGGAAGGTGCGGCTGGATCACCTCCTTTCTATGGAGAATCGTTTCCCGCAGCGGAAACATTCAAATCGGAAGCTTAGCTTCCGGCAACGCTCACTCGTTGCTCAGTTTTGAGAGCTCAAACTCTCAAAAGCAAGAACTTGATCCTTGAAAACTGGATACCGAAACGAAAATTGCGTTTTAGAACATCTTTTAGCTGAAACTTGTGTCCAAGCAAGTTGAAATAGTTATTAGCTGAGAGCGAAGATTTTCGAATGAGAGCGACTTTTGGCTTGAAAGGCGAAAGCGAACGGAGCAATCCGGAAGCGGCCTTTCAAACAAGACGGAGCGATCAGGCGAAAATTGGAGCGTTGGTTAAGCTAGTAAGAGCACACGGAGGATGCCTAGGCGCCAGGAGCCGAAGAAGGACGTGGCGAACAACGAAAAGGCCTCGGGGAGCTGTAAGCAAGCGTGGATCCGGGGGTGTCCGAATGGGGAAACCCGGCTGTGGTAATGCACAGTCACTCCTACCTGAATTCATAGGGTAGGTAGAGGCAGACCAGGGGAACTGAAACATCTAAGTACCCTGAGGAAGAGAAAACAAGAGTGATTCCGTCAGTAGCGGCGAGCGAACGCGGAACAGCCTAAACCGAAGAGCTTGCTCTTCGGGGTTGTGGGACGTCTCCCATGGAGTTACAAAGGAACGGTTTAAGCGAAGAGGTCTGGAAAGGCCCGCTGGAAGAGGTAAAAGCCCTGTAGCTGAAAAATCGTTCCCTCCGAGACGGATCCCGAGTAGTGCGGGGCACGTGAAACCCCGTATGAATCCGGCAGGACCATCTGCCAAGGCTAAATACTCCCTGGCGACCGATAGTGAAACAGTACCGTGAGGGAAAGGTGAAAAGCACCCCGGAAGGGGAGTGAAATAGTACCTGAAACCGTGTGCTTACAAGAAGTCAGAGCCCATTTTAGGGGTGATGGCGTGCCTTTTGTAGAATGAACCGGCGAGTTACGTTTAACGTGCAAGGTTAAGGCGAGGAGCCGGAGCCGCAGCGAAAGCGAGTCTGAATAGGGCGACGAAGTACGTGGGCGTAGACCCGAAACCGTGTGATCTACCCCTGTCCAGGGTGAAGGTGCGGTAACACGCACTGGAGGCCCGAACCCACGCACGTTGAAAAGTGCGGGGATGAGGTGGGGGTAGCGGAGAAATTCCAATCGAACTCGGAGATAGCTGGTTCTCCCCGAAATAGCTTTAGGGCTAGCCTCGGATTTGAAGTCGTGGAGGTAGAGCACTGATTGGGTGCGGGGCCCGCAAGGGTTACCAAGCTCAGTCAAACTCCGAATGCCATGGACTTGCGTCCGGGAGTCAGACAGTGAGTGCTAAGATCCATTGTCAAAAGGGAAACAGCCCAGACCATCAGCTAAGGTCCCCAAGTGTGTGTTAAGTGGGAAAGGATGTGGAGTTGCACAGACAACCAGGATGTTGGCTTAGAAGCAGCCACCATTGAAAGAGTGCGTAATAGCTCACTGGTCGAGTGACTCTGCGCCGAAAATGTAACGGGGCTAAACACACCACCGAAGCTATGGCTTGATGCTTGCATCAGGGGTAGGGGAGCGTTGTATGCGGATTGAAGGTTGACTGTAAGGACAGCTGGACTGCATACAAGTGAGAATGCCGGTATGAGTAACGAAAAGATCAGTGAGAATCTGATCCGCCGAAAGCCCAAGGTTTCCTGAGGAAGGCTCGTCCGCTCAGGGTAAGTCGGGACCTAAGGCGAGGCCGACAGGCGTAGTCGAAGGACAACAGGTTGATATTCCTGTACCACCATAATCCGTGATGAGCAATGGGGGGACGCAGGAGGGTAGTGACGCGGACTGATGGATGTCCGTCCAAGCAGCGAGGCTGGTGTATAGGCAAATCCGTACACCATAAGGCTGGGCTGTGATGGGGAGCGAAAATTGTAGTAGCGAAGGTCATGATCTCACACTGCCAAGAAAAGCCTCTAGCCAGGAGAAGGTGCCCGTACCGCAAACCGACACAGGTAGGCGAGAAGAGAATTCTAAGGCGCGCGGAAGAACTCTCGTTAAGGAACTCGGCAAAATGACCCCGTAACTTCGGGAGAAGGGGTGCCTCGGTAGGGTGAATAGCCCGAGGGGGCCGCAGTGAAAAGGCCCAAGCGACTGTTTAGCAAAAACACAGGTCTGTGCGAAGCCGCAAGGCGAAGTATACGGGCTGACGCCTGCCCGGTGCTGGAAGGTTAAGGGGAGCGGTTAGGGGTTAAACCCGAAGCTGTGAACCGAAGCCCCAGTAAACGGCGGCCGTAACTATAACGGTCCTAAGGTAGCGAAATTCCTTGTCAGGTAAATTCTGACCCGCACGAATGGCGTAACGACTTGGGCGCTGTCTCAACGAGAGATCCGGTGAAATTTTAATACCTGTGAAGATGCAGGTTACCCGCGACAAGACGGAAAGACCCCATGGAGCTTTACTGCAGCTTGATATTGAACTTGGGTACGATCTGTACAGGATAGGTGGGAGCCTTGGAAGCCGGAGCGCCAGCTTCGGTGGAGGCGCCGTTGGGATACCACCCTGATCGTATCTAGGTTCTAACCTGGTACCGTAAACCGGTACGGGGACCGTGTCAGGCGGGCAGTTTGACTGGGGCGGTCGCCTCCTAAAGAGTAACGGAGGCGTCCCAAGGTTCCCTCAGAATGGTTGGAAATCATTCGAAGAGTGCAAAGGCAGAAGGGAGCTTGACTGCGAGACCTACAAGTCGAGCAGGGACGAAAGTCGGGCTTAGTGATCCGGTGGTACCGCATGGAAGGGCCATCGCTCAACGGATAAAAGCTACCCTGGGGATAACAGGCTTATCTCCCCCAAGAGTCCACATCGACGGGGAGGTTTGGCACCTCGATGTCGGCTCATCGCATCCTGGGGCTGAAGTAGGTCCCAAGGGTTGGGCTGTTCGCCCATTAAAGCGGTACGCGAGCTGGGTTCAGAACGTCGTGAGACAGTTCGGTCCCTATCTGTCGTGGGCGCAGGAAATTTGAGAGGAGCTGTCCTTAGTACGAGAGGACCGGGATGGACGTACCGCTGGTGCACCAGTTGTTCCGCCAGGAGCATGGCTGGGTAGCTACGTACGGACGGGATAAGCGCTGAAAGCATCTAAGCGTGAAGCCCCCCTCAAGATGAGATTTCCCAAGTTAGTAAGACCCCTTGAAGACGACGAGGTAGATAGGTTGGAGGTGGAAGTGCAGCAATGCATGGAGCTGACCAATACTAATCGGTCGAGGGCTTATCCAAAAATAACGCAATCTTTCGTTTCGAATCCAGTTTTCAGGGAGCAAGAACTCTGTTGGATGCAGCTCTAGCGGTTGCGATCAACAGAAATTGCTTTTCAGCATTTGGCGATGCTGAACACCTGATTTACGCATTTGTTCATCGCAAATGCCCGTTTGGTGGCGATGGCGGAGGGGTTCCACGCGTACCCATCCCGAACACGACCGTTAAGCCCTCCAGCGCCGATGGTACTTGGACCGAAGGGTCCTGGGAGAGTAGGACGCCGCCAAGCGGACACCACATATATTCGTTGTGGTATTTTTTTTGCCGCGACGTTTACATATTATCCAAAAGGGCCCTTAGCTCAGCTGGTTAGAGCGCACCCCTGATAAGGGTGAGGTCGGTGGTTCGAGTCCACTAGGGCCCACCATGGTCCCTGATAGCTCAGTTGGTAGAGCACTCGACTGTTAATCGAGTTGTCACAGGTTCGAGTCCTGTTCGGGGAGTTACCTCTCCGGAAAGCATAGATGGACAGAAATGTTTATATAAGTGCTTTCCGGGGTACCTTACATATCATGGAGAGGTGTCCGAGTTGGCCGAAGGAGCACGATTGGAAATCGTGTAGGCGTCAAAAGCGTCTCGAGGGTTCGAATCCCTCTCTCTCCGTTGAATTCTCGTCGGATGGGATAATGATAGTACACTTTTAGCATGGCCCGTTGGTCAAGGGGTTAAGACACCTCCCTTTCACGGAGGTAACAGGGGTTCGAATCCCCTACGGGTCACCAACTACTATATTAATATGGAGGCTTAGCTCAGCTGGGAGAGCATCTGCCTTACAAGCAGAGGGTCGGGGGTTCGATCCCCTCAGCCTCCACCATGATACTACTAAATAAATATTTGTATTACTGACGCGGGGTGGAGCAGCCCGGTAGCTCGTCGGGCTCATAACCCGAAGGCCGCAGGTTCAAATCCTGCCCCCGCAACCAATTCTTCTTAGAGAAGAAGCCTCGTGGAACCGTGGTGTAGAGGCCTAACATGCCTGCCTGTCACGCAGGAGATCGCGGGTTCGAATCCCGTCGGTTCCGCCATTGATTTATCTGTTCTTGTATAACCATACACCGAATCATTTTATTATGGCGGTCGTGGCGAAGGGGTTAACGCACCGGATTGTGGCTCCGGCATTCGTGGGTTCAAGTCCCATCGATCGCCCCATTAATTTAAAACGTTTCGTATCTTGTTGGGGATTAGCCAAGCGGTAAGGCAACGGACTTTGACTCCGTCATGCATAGGTTCGAATCCTATATCCCCAGCCATTTGTACGAGCCATTAGCTCAGTTGGTAGAGCACCTGACTTTTAATCAGGGTGTCGAAGGTTCGAGTCCTTCATGGCTCACCATGTTTCATTCTTTTGCGGTCGTGGCGGAATTGGCAGACGCGCACGGTTCAGGTCCGTGTGGGCTAACCCCCCGTGGAGGTTCGAGTCCTCTCGACCGCACCATATTTTTTGCGGACGTGGCTCAGCGGTAGAGCATCGCCTTGCCAAGGCGAGGGTCGCGGGTTCGATTCCCGTCGTCCGCTCCATATTTTGCGCCCTTAGCTCAGCTGGATAGAGCGTTTGACTACGAATCAAAAGGTCGGGAGTTCGAATCTCTCAGGGCGCGCCATTAATACTAACGGGATGTAGCTCAGCTTGGTAGAGCACCTGGTTTGGGACCAGGGGGTCGCATGTTCGAATCGTGTCATCCCGATTTTCACCTTTGCGGGTGTAGTTCAATGGTAGAACTTCAGCCTTCCAAGCTGATAGCGTGGGTTCGATTCCCATCACCCGCTTACTGCATCATAAAGACTTCTGCGCTGCAGAGGTCTTTTTTTGTTATACAGATCCGTATCCATAGTTGTTCCTATACGGCTTCAGGTTTGCCGGGGGATTCTGGGTTCGTTTCCTGGCGGGGAGCCGTTGTTTCTTCAAGGGGAACTGCGTCTTCCGCGTTTCTCAGCTTCTTCAGAACGTCATACACACTCTTGATTTCCCTGGTGTCGATGATGATCTCTTTGCTGTCCGATGCTCCGGGCACTTTAAAACGCCAACGTTTATTTTCCATCAGTTGCACTCCTCTTAAAGTGTTTTCTTTTGTAATTCCATCATAAGGGGAGAGACCGATCATGTATAATGAAGGGAAATGATGGAGGACATCACCGTGGCTGATAGCTAAAAAGAGAGGAGCGTGCCGGGATGGATATTGGTCTTCTGAAGGTGTTTATGGCGGTCGCCGAGGAAGGGAGCATTTCAAAAGCAGCCCAAAGTCTTAACTATGTACAATCGAATGTGACGGCAAGAATTCAGCAGCTGGAGCAGGAGCTGAAGACTCCGCTCTTTTACCGTCACAGCCGGGGGATCACGCTGACTTCGGCGGGTCAGACTCTTTTAACGTATACGGAGAAGATTTTAAACCTGCTGGAGGAGGCGGAAAAAGCGGTTCTGGATTCGCCCATTCCCAAGGGCTCCATTACGGTGGGCTCCGATACGACGGCGGCCATACGCTTGCCCCCTATTTTATCCGCGTATCGCGGCAAATTTCCTGAGGTCGAAGTCCATCTGGAAATTGGATTAACCGATCAACTTATCAATGCCGTCCTGCAGTATTCCGTTAACGGAGCCTTTGTGGATGGGCCGGTCGAGCATCCGGACATTATTCAGGAGCTTATCATTAACGAGCGTTTGGGACTTATCATACCGGAAACGATGGATTTTCGCGGGCTCCGAACCATTCAGGACAAGACACTGCTGATCTTGAACCCAGACTGCATGTATCGGCTGCAGTTGGAAGAGTGGTTCAGGGACGAAGGCTTCCGTCTAGCCAAAGTCATGCAGTTCGGAACAATGGAAGGGCTGCTGGGCTGTGTAAAAGCGGGGATCGGCTTTGCAGTGCTGCCTGTATCTTATTTTAATAAGCTGAATGTCAAGGACGGCATCCGGTGCTATCCTTTCCCGGAGAGGTACAGGGAAGTTCCGACGGTCTTTGTACGGCGGCGCGATCTGTACATGACGAGCGCCTTTCATAAATTTATCGAGGAGCTAAAGGAGCATCTGCCGGAAGCGTTGTGTTGCGGAGCCCGGGCTTCGGAATCTTAGAGGAATAAATCGAAACTAACCGGACTCATATAGCAGAAGCGCAGGATCGAAAGATATCCAACCCACGAATATCAGACTGCCAACCATCGACGAACTTTGCCTTTGTGCCAAGATTTCAATTGAAAAATCATCTGAAGTACGGGGCTGACCGCCTCGTTTATATCAAGGTGGCAGTCGCGAACGGGAGCGTCCAATGCCTGCCATTAGCCAAGAATACGCACGGTATTCGAGGTAGGGGACATTCGGTTGCAAAGGTGACGGCTAACGCTTCCTCAGCTTCATTCCGTGTGCTCCGTTTTGATGTTTTTTTGTAACATTTAGAGCGATTTTATTTATGAGCTTCGTTTTCTTGTATTGACGATCATAAGGCTAAGTATTAAAGTCATACTAAGTTAGTATGAATAGTATGATAATTGATCCGTCCAGACGATTAGAGTTCACTCAAACGCTGACTTCTGGCGGGCTGATACTGAAATAAAAACCGACTTTACGAAAAGAGGTTGAGATACAAGGCATGCTGCGGGCTGCGCTTGTATTCTTAACCTTTTTTTATTCAACCAGTCGGAGCGGCCGTTGTACATTTAAAGATCTCGTTGTTGTATTTTGGCTGCTGAGCTGGACGAATATGGAAAGTTTGATTCAGGCCCATCCTTCCGAATGTCGTTGTGCCTATTCTGGTCAGCACGACGATTGGTATTGTCAAAGCGATACTGGTGGAGGCTTCGCTGAGCTTTCTTGGTTTTGATTGCTAGGGACCACTTTACCGAAGATTCAAACTGGAGGAGGATATTATGGCGGACTATAGTTTTTCATGCACAAGCTGCGGCGTATACAACTGCACAACAAGGGAAGCTGAATTTCCGAAAGCATGCCCTACAACGAATTCTGATGAGGTGTTCCTTGAGGAAGCCCTCGATGCCTATAAAAAGGACGAGCTGGTGTCGAGAATCGCACGGGCATCGGCGGAGGTTGAGGGACAGTTCTACGGCAAGCTGACCCGAGTTGAGGAAATTATAGAATTTGCCAAAAAATTGAACGCAAAGAAAATCGGTATTGCAACCTGCGCCGGATTGATTCAGGAAAGCAAGATTTTTGCGAAAATTTTGAAAGCCCGAGGAATGGAATTCTATAGTGTCATATGCAAGGTCGGAGGCGTGGACAAGACCGAAATCGGCATCCCTGAAGAGGATAAAGTGAAAAAGGGCGGTCATGAGTCGCTCTGCAATCCGCTTATGCAGGCGAAGATCCTCAATGCGGAACAAACCGATCTGAATGTGGTCGTCGGACTTTGCGTCGGTCATGATTCGTTGTTTATGAAATATTCGGACGCCCCTGTAACAACGTTGGTAACGAAGGATCGCGTTATGGGTCATAACCCGGTTGCCGCGCTGTATACGACGACCTCGTACTACGCCAAGCTTCTCCATGCGGAATAAAAAGCTGGGGAGGGAGACGATTATGGGGGGAAAAGGAGTAAGTCCTTTATCCGGTTCGCGGCAGCCGCATGTGGAAGAACAGGTTATAAGGACGGCAGCTTCTCACAATTGCGGTGGTTTATGCGTCTTGAAGGCGTATGTTGCCAATGGACGGATTGTGCGCATCACAACCGAGGATGATATACCGGATACCGAGACAGCCCCGCAGCTGCGGGGCTGTCTACGCTGCTATTCTTACCGTGACCGTCTATATCATCCGGACCGTCTGAAATATCCGATGAAACGGGTCGGCAAACGGGGCGAAGGCAAGTTTGAGCGGATCGGCTGGGATGAGGCGCTGGATATCATTGCGGCCCAAACCGAGAAGATGATGCAGAGGTATGGACCGGAGTCCATTTACTTGAATTATGCCAGCGGAAATACCGGTAAGACAGCGGAGCGGGTATGGATGGCCAGATTGATGGGACTATATGGAGGCTATCTTTCGTATTACGGCACTTACAGCACGGCTTGTACGCAGATTGCCACGCCTTACACTTTTGGAACAACGAAGACCGGCAGCAGCCGGGAGGATTGGGTTCACTCCAAGCTGATCATCATGCTGGGATGGAACCCGGCTGAGACCATTCATGGCACCAACACCTCCTATTACCTGAAGCGCGCCAAAGAAGCAGGCGCCCGAATTGTTGTAATCGACCCGATCTATTCCAATACGGCTGTCGCTTTGGCCGACGAATGGATTCCGATTCGGCCTACGACGGATAGCGCGCTGCTGGATGCGATGGCTTATACGATGATTACGGAAGGACTGCATGACCAATCCTTTCTGGACAAGTATTGCCTGGGATTTGACGAGGAGCATATGCCCGCAGGTATACCTTCCGGGAATTCGTACAAAAGCTACATTCTCGGCGAAAGTGAGGACCGGACGGTGAAAACGCCGGAATGGGCGGAGGCGATAACCGGCATTCCGCGCGAAACCATTATCCGTTTGGCACGCGAGTATGCCACGATGCACCCCGGCGCGCTGATTCAGGGCTATGGCCCGCAGCGCCATGCTTATGGGGAACAGGTTGTGCGGAGCGGGACGGTGCTCGCTGCCATAACCGGCAACGTGGGCGTCAAGGGGGGCTGGGCGTCCGGTGCCGGTTACCCGGCGGTTCAGCCCATTGTAGGCTCCATTCCAATCCATAATCCGTGCAAGGCGCAAATATCGGTATTTACTTGGCCCGATGCGATTATGCGGGGAACGGAAATGGGTCCTGAACTGGGCGTTACCGGAGTAGAGAAGCTATCCTCGAATATCAAGCTGATCTTTAATCTGGGCGGCAATTGCCTGATTAATCAGCATTCGGATTGCAACGGCACGGCGAAAATGCTGGCGGATGAAAGTCTGGTGGAACTGATTGTCGTCAGCGACCATTTTCTGACGGCAAGCGCGCGGTTCGCGGATATTCTTCTGCCGGCCGATAGCTTCATGGAGCGGAATGACATCGTCGCGGACAACAACGGCCGCTACATATTGTACATGAATAAAGTGGTTGAAACGGTCTATGAGTGCCGCAATGGCTATGATTGGATTACAGATCTGGCCGACAGACTTGGCTTAAAGAAGGAATTTACCGAAGGCCGAACGCATGAACAATGGCTGAAATATATCGTAGAGCAGACCCGGGAAGCCAATCTGGAATTTCCCGATTACGGGCGGTTTAAGGAACAGGGCGTTTACCGCTGGAACCACACGGAACCCTTTATTGCCTTCCAAAAGCAGATTGAAGATCCCGAGCGATATCCGTTCCCTACTCCCTCGGGAAAAATCGAAATTTTCTCCGAACGTCTATGGCAGAAAAACAATCCCAAGGAAATCCCTGCCGTACCCCAATATATCGCGGCTTGGGAGGGGCCGGAAGACCCGCTCAAAGCGCATTACCCCCTACAATGCATCGGTCACCATTACAAGCGCCGCGTCCATTCTTCCTTCGATAACAGCGAGTGGATGGAGGAAGCCGGCCGTCAGGAAGTGTGGATGAACACAGCTGACGCCGACGCGCGGGGCATCGCAAATGGGGATCACGTTCGGGTATATAACGAACGGGGAGAAATGTCATTGCCGGCCAAGGTGACCCCGAGAATTATGCCGGGTGTCGTTTCGGTTCCCCAGGGCGCTTGGTGGACACCGGACGAAAAAGGAGTCGATCGCCGCGGCTGCATCAATGCTTTGACGAAGTATCATCCGACGCCTCTTGCTTTTGGCAATCCTCAGCATACGAACCTGGTACAAATCCGGAGGGATGAAGGGGAGGCCGAGCAGACATGATGGGAAAGCAGATGGCTTTTTATATCGATCAGGAGCACTGCTCCGGCTGCTGCACCTGTCAAACCGCCTGTAAGGACAAGAATAACCTTGCGCCAGGACAATTGTTTCGCAGCGTCAGTGAATTCGCAGGCGGCGGGTATCGGCAGATTGGCGGCGCTGTCTATCAGGAGGTATTCGCGTATTGGGTGCCGATGAGCTGCAACCATTGTCAGGACCCGCTTTGCGTAAGCAAGTGCCCGGTTCAAGCGATTTACAAACGGGAAGAAGACGGCATTGTGATGATTAATGCCGAGCTGTGCATTGGCTGCCGCATATGTGTCCGCAATTGCCCTTATGGCGCCCCTAACTACAACCCGATTACGCGCAAGGCGGAAAAATGTGAGATGTGTCAGGATCAGCTCGCGGCAGGCAAGCAGCCGGTGTGTGTGAACTCGTGTCCTTTGCGGTTGATTGAATGCGGTCCTTTGGAGGAGCTTCAGGCCAAGCATGGAACCGTCAATCAGATCGAAGGGCTGCCTGATGCTCAGCTTACGCGGCCTTCGCTGGTTATATCTCCTCATCGCAGCGCTATCAGGAATGAGCGGCATTCATAGCTTCTGGTTGTTATGAATCATCCATTCATAAGCAATGGAATAAGCAGTCTGAAAGCGGGTCGCTCCGGCTGCTCACTTAAACAAAAAAGCAGCAACGCCTTCAAAGGCAATGCTGCTGTGCTGTGCTCACCGCTTATTTCACGACAAGCGTGAAGCTTACAATAGCGGCAAAATCATCGAACGGGAGGCTCTCCGGGGGGTTATACAGCGTGGCGGTGTAGGTGCCTTTTCCCTGTTCCGGCTTGATTCGGTAAGTAAAGCTGCCGTCCTTGGCTACTGGAATGCTGACAGCCTTGCTCTCCCTTTCATGGGCCGGCCGCAGTGTGAGCCGTAGAGAGGAGAAGCCATTACCTCCGGCTGTTATGGCCCCGCTTAAGTCGGCATAAGAGGATGTCTCCGCGTAGCCCGCCGGCCACGAGGTTCCGTCGCTTGAGGTCAGCTTCAGAGCCATGGCCAGGGAGTCGTAGGACGGATTACCGCTGTAACGGAAAGAAATATCGGCTGCGGTTAACGCGGAACCGACGGGAATGGTGTTGATGACGCGCCCTGTTATGGAGTCGCGGTATACGAATTCATTGTCCCCGGGCAAAAGAGGAATGCTGACCCGGTACATGGCGTATTTACGTCCGTTATAGCCTTGCGGAGGTTTGCTTTGTTCGTAGCTGTACGAACCGAAGGAACCGAACCGGCTGCTCTCGTATGAAAAATTCCCGACACCGAATACAGATAAGGTGAGCGTGTCACCGGACGCCTGAAGTGCACGGTTGTTCGTGAACCAGCCGGTATGCTGGATTTTTCCCGTCTTCGCTGCAGAAGAATAGCTGAATACTAAACCCAACTGCTCATGCAAAAAACGGAGCGGTACCAATGTAACGCCATTCGCTTTGCGGACTTTGATGGTGGCGACTTTTTGATTGCCTT from Paenibacillus sophorae encodes:
- a CDS encoding DUF1847 domain-containing protein, whose translation is MADYSFSCTSCGVYNCTTREAEFPKACPTTNSDEVFLEEALDAYKKDELVSRIARASAEVEGQFYGKLTRVEEIIEFAKKLNAKKIGIATCAGLIQESKIFAKILKARGMEFYSVICKVGGVDKTEIGIPEEDKVKKGGHESLCNPLMQAKILNAEQTDLNVVVGLCVGHDSLFMKYSDAPVTTLVTKDRVMGHNPVAALYTTTSYYAKLLHAE
- a CDS encoding DMSO/selenate family reductase complex B subunit yields the protein MMGKQMAFYIDQEHCSGCCTCQTACKDKNNLAPGQLFRSVSEFAGGGYRQIGGAVYQEVFAYWVPMSCNHCQDPLCVSKCPVQAIYKREEDGIVMINAELCIGCRICVRNCPYGAPNYNPITRKAEKCEMCQDQLAAGKQPVCVNSCPLRLIECGPLEELQAKHGTVNQIEGLPDAQLTRPSLVISPHRSAIRNERHS
- a CDS encoding DMSO/selenate family reductase complex A subunit encodes the protein MGGKGVSPLSGSRQPHVEEQVIRTAASHNCGGLCVLKAYVANGRIVRITTEDDIPDTETAPQLRGCLRCYSYRDRLYHPDRLKYPMKRVGKRGEGKFERIGWDEALDIIAAQTEKMMQRYGPESIYLNYASGNTGKTAERVWMARLMGLYGGYLSYYGTYSTACTQIATPYTFGTTKTGSSREDWVHSKLIIMLGWNPAETIHGTNTSYYLKRAKEAGARIVVIDPIYSNTAVALADEWIPIRPTTDSALLDAMAYTMITEGLHDQSFLDKYCLGFDEEHMPAGIPSGNSYKSYILGESEDRTVKTPEWAEAITGIPRETIIRLAREYATMHPGALIQGYGPQRHAYGEQVVRSGTVLAAITGNVGVKGGWASGAGYPAVQPIVGSIPIHNPCKAQISVFTWPDAIMRGTEMGPELGVTGVEKLSSNIKLIFNLGGNCLINQHSDCNGTAKMLADESLVELIVVSDHFLTASARFADILLPADSFMERNDIVADNNGRYILYMNKVVETVYECRNGYDWITDLADRLGLKKEFTEGRTHEQWLKYIVEQTREANLEFPDYGRFKEQGVYRWNHTEPFIAFQKQIEDPERYPFPTPSGKIEIFSERLWQKNNPKEIPAVPQYIAAWEGPEDPLKAHYPLQCIGHHYKRRVHSSFDNSEWMEEAGRQEVWMNTADADARGIANGDHVRVYNERGEMSLPAKVTPRIMPGVVSVPQGAWWTPDEKGVDRRGCINALTKYHPTPLAFGNPQHTNLVQIRRDEGEAEQT
- a CDS encoding LysR family transcriptional regulator yields the protein MDIGLLKVFMAVAEEGSISKAAQSLNYVQSNVTARIQQLEQELKTPLFYRHSRGITLTSAGQTLLTYTEKILNLLEEAEKAVLDSPIPKGSITVGSDTTAAIRLPPILSAYRGKFPEVEVHLEIGLTDQLINAVLQYSVNGAFVDGPVEHPDIIQELIINERLGLIIPETMDFRGLRTIQDKTLLILNPDCMYRLQLEEWFRDEGFRLAKVMQFGTMEGLLGCVKAGIGFAVLPVSYFNKLNVKDGIRCYPFPERYREVPTVFVRRRDLYMTSAFHKFIEELKEHLPEALCCGARASES